The following are encoded in a window of Cygnus atratus isolate AKBS03 ecotype Queensland, Australia chromosome 20, CAtr_DNAZoo_HiC_assembly, whole genome shotgun sequence genomic DNA:
- the SCARF1 gene encoding scavenger receptor class F member 1, whose product MASARPLLCLQLWLWVQGSAQELDPDGRNVCKVDSPPAGLACCPGWKQEGRECTAALCEGEDTCGPDEVCVKPGLCRCKPGFFGADCSSRCPAQYWGPDCKQRCPCHPGGTCEAASGRCTCDPDRWGELCQFPCQCGPHGRCEPLTGACRCEPGWWSPSCKKQCQCNAASSHCDPLTGHCRCLPGWWGRRCSFKCSCNLSPCAQETGKCECKAGFWGPACQRRCDCLHGSCNPLTGHCSCVPGYQGRSCREPCPAGKYGSQCVHSCGSCKRSQPCSPVDGFCLACQPGWNGTLCKERCAAGFHGEGCLQPCPRCRHGDACDAETGSCLHCEPGWMGPSCNSSCPAGTFGDGCRLLCPECVWGSCDPVSGACLCQAGYWGPSCNDTCPEGYFGANCSSPCQCSRGPCHPVRGDCMLSLDRGALAAAILVPLLLLLLCVVCCCCSAGPADARDRAAVPDDDVVARMKHHVQGVLANLSAMMPCFSLGGYKLPKVTVSHHDAEIPFNPSFIESPSAAWVSDSSFSSFDTDNEGPEYSVPPREGVPLLEGTELQDGASSPGEVLPDPAAFSSEDVSQPFAIPRTSSIAKAKRPSVSFAEGTKFGAAETPSPGRKPKTPWGMAKLSPTSGDTGDEPPTEQPASDGYESPDPLAKGDESHRPSPRATPGGRRRVVSGTRHVAQRVEALEAAAKSSSWDAKGKEPNVTTIYMMVGTAGQDPKAEGGGEGPVQAVLKRLGSLQKGKWAAKEDPKVRRSVEAIQKPPRRALAQRRDSANSCKQRESVPGATGEQRPGKQQHLPGKRQSFPLASALLKGTGAQDGAGDAMEKGKSLEVALSLETKGQAAPEEEPKYETVSGSEDVPAAPAAT is encoded by the exons ATGGCGAGCGCCCGGCcgctgctgtgcctgcagctgtggctgtgggtgcagggctctgcccaggagcTCGACCCCGACGGCAGGAATGTCTGCAAGGTGGACAG CCCCCCCGCGGGCCTGGCGTGCTGCCCCGGCTGGAAGCAGGAAGGGCGGGAGTGCACGGCCG CGCTGTGTGAAGGGGAGGACACCTGTGGGCCGGACGAGGTGTGCGTGAAACCCGGGCTTTGCCGCTGCAAACCCGGCTTCTTCGGCGCAGACTGCAGCTCCC GCTGCCCCGCGCAGTACTGGGGCCCCGACTGCAAGCAGCGGTGCCCGTGCCACCCCGGCGGGACGTGCGAGGCGGCGAGCGGGCGCTGCACCTGCGACCCCGATCGCTGGGGCGAGCTGTGCCAATTCCCCTGCCAGTGCGGGCCCCACGGCCGCTGCGAGCCCCTGACCGGCGCCTGCCGCTGCGAGCCGGGCTGGTGGTCCCCCAGCTGCAAGAAGCAGTGCCAGTGCAACGCCGCCAGCTCGCACTGCGACCCCCTCACCGGGCACTGCCGCTGCCTGCCGGGCtggtggggcaggaggtgcagcTTCAAGTGCTCCTGCAACCTCTCGCCCTGCGCCCAGGAGACGGGCAAGTGCGAGTGCAAGGCTGGGTTTTGGGGGCCGGCGTGCCAGCGGCGCTGCGACTGCTTGCACGGCTCCTGCAACCCCCTCACCGGGCACTGCAGCTGCGTCCCCGGGTACCAGGGAAGGAGCTGCCGGGAGCCCTGCCCGGCGGGGAAATACGGGTCTCAGTGTGTGCACAG CTGCGGAAGCTGCAAGCgcagccagccctgctcgcCCGTGGACGGCTTCTGCCTGGCGTGCCAGCCCGGCTGGAACGGGACCCTGTGCAAGGAGCGTTGCGCCGCTGGCTTCCACGGTGAGGGCTGTCTCCAGCCGTGCCCCCGCTGCCGACACGGGGATGCCTGTGATGCGGAGACCGGATCGTGTCTGCACTGCGAGCCCGGCTGGATGGGACCCAG CTGCAACAGCTCCTGCCCCGCGGGCACCTTCGGGGACGGATGCCGGCTCCTCTGCCCCGAGTGCGTTTGGGGGAGCTGCGACCCCGTGTCGGgtgcctgcctctgccaggctgGCTACTGGGGACCCAG ctGCAACGACACCTGCCCGGAGGGGTATTTTGGCGCAAACTGTTCCTCCCCGTGCCAGTGCTCCCGAGGGCCCTGCCACCCTGTGCGGGGCGACTGCATGCTGA GTCTGGACCGCGGGGCCCTGGCCGCTGCCATCCTCgtccctctcctcctgctgctgctctgcgttgtctgctgctgctgcagcgccgGCCCCGCAGACGCTAGAGACAG GGCGGCCGTGCCGGACGACGATGTGGTGGCCAGGATGAAGCACCACGTGCAGGGGGTGCTGGCGAACCTCAGCGCTATGATGCCCTGCTTTTCCCTGGGTGGCTACAAACTTCCCAAAGTCACAG TTTCCCACCACGACGCAGAAATCCCCTTCAACCCCAGCTTCATTGAGTCGCCCTCGGCCGCCTGGGTTTCGgacagctccttctcctccttcgACACTGACAACGAGGGACCCGAGTACTCTGTCCCTCCCAGAGAAG GTGTCCCGCTGCTGGAGGGCACCGAACTGCAGGATGGGGCCTCCTCCCCAGGCGAGGTGCTCCCAGACCCGGCCGCCTTCAGCTCCGAGGACGTCTCACAGCCCTTCGCCATCCCCCGCACCTCCAGCATCGCCAAGGCCAAGCGGCCTTCCGTCTCCTTTGCCGAGGGGACGAAATTCGGTGCGGCGGAGACCCCCAGCCCCGGGCGGAAGCCTAAGACCCCGTGGGGGATGGCCAAGCTGTCTCCCACATCAGGGGACACAGGGGACGAGCCCCCTACTGAGCAGCCGGCCAGCGATGGCTATGAGAGCCCCGATCCCCTCGCCAAGGGGGACGAAAGCCACCGGCCATCACCCCGGGCCACCCCGGGGGGCCGCCGGCGGGTGGTCTCCGGCACCAGGCATGTGGCCCAGAGGGTGGAAGCCCTGGAAGCAGCcgccaaaagcagcagctgggacgCGAAGGGGAAGGAGCCCAACGTCACCACCATCTATATGATGGTGGGAACGGCCGGGCAGGACCCCAAAGCCGAGGGTGGTGGCGAGGGACCGGTCCAGGCCGTGCTGAAGCGGCTGGGGAGCCTGCAGAAAGGCAAGTGGGCCGCCAAGGAGGATCCCAAGGTGCGGAGGAGCGTTGAGGCCATCCAAAAACCACCCCGCCGGGCCCTGGCGCAGCGCAGGGACTCGGCGAACAGCTGCAAGCAGAGGGAGAGCGTCCCGGGGGCTACAGGTGAGCAGCGCCCCGGCAAACAGCAGCACCTCCCCGGGAAGAGACAGTCCTTCCCGCTGGCATCGGCCCTGCTGAAAGGCACCGGGGCTCAGGATGGGGCTGGCGACGCCATGGAGAAGGGCAAAAGCCTGGAGGTGGCCCTGAGCCTGGAAACGAAGGGCCAGGCTGCCCCTGAGGAAGAGCCCAAATACGAGACCGTGAGCGGCAGTGAGGATGTGCCGGCCGCCCCTGCGGCCACCTGA